A genomic window from Hyalangium minutum includes:
- a CDS encoding cyclic nucleotide-binding domain-containing protein, giving the protein MSESLRELGMDLIEERQFERALAVFAESVRRRPADHRSRMLAARCLAELGERERAVTVYHASAEGLLRRDYLLSSMAACKLGLELAPQERRLKDTLARIHARAARNAAGKASVPPPLPPDPMFDGKVEADLLELMGEELIGRALEVLAAPDPGGVADPSSRPPLPLFADLDREVFLDLVQRMAWRSVPAGTVISQEGDTGDALYVIVAGKAEVTRLVEGQRKALGRLGGGSIFGELSLITGTPPTASVTTTVDTEVFEIRREHLNAVARTFPSVPQVLAEFAQQRMARNMMATSPLFQQLPESERAALLGRFTFKALQPRDRALTEGELAPGLFLVLAGELVVQKEDPAGGVVSLGVLREGEVAGEISLLMGTPATATVVATRKTATAFMDRAAFGELVKEYPSVKTYLEQLSERRQRQTAEALRPAEIIDADELVIEADSAGAA; this is encoded by the coding sequence ATGAGCGAGTCGTTGCGAGAACTCGGGATGGACCTGATCGAGGAGCGCCAGTTCGAGCGCGCCCTCGCTGTGTTCGCCGAGTCTGTCCGTCGCAGACCCGCGGATCACCGCTCGCGCATGCTCGCGGCGCGCTGCCTGGCGGAGCTGGGCGAGCGCGAGCGCGCAGTCACCGTGTACCACGCCTCCGCCGAGGGCCTCCTCCGGCGCGACTACCTGCTGTCCTCCATGGCGGCCTGCAAGCTGGGCCTGGAGCTGGCCCCCCAGGAGCGCCGCCTGAAGGACACGCTGGCACGCATCCACGCCCGCGCCGCGCGCAATGCCGCGGGCAAGGCCTCCGTGCCCCCGCCGCTGCCTCCGGACCCCATGTTTGATGGCAAGGTGGAGGCGGATCTGCTGGAGCTGATGGGCGAGGAGCTCATTGGCCGGGCCCTCGAGGTGCTGGCCGCGCCGGACCCGGGTGGCGTGGCCGATCCGAGCAGCCGCCCTCCGCTGCCGCTGTTCGCGGATCTGGACCGCGAGGTGTTCCTGGATCTGGTGCAGCGCATGGCCTGGAGGAGCGTGCCCGCAGGTACGGTGATCAGCCAGGAGGGTGACACGGGTGACGCCCTGTACGTCATCGTCGCGGGCAAGGCCGAGGTGACGCGCTTGGTGGAGGGGCAGCGCAAGGCGCTGGGCCGGCTGGGCGGCGGCTCCATCTTCGGCGAGCTGTCGCTCATCACCGGCACGCCGCCGACGGCCTCGGTGACCACCACGGTGGACACGGAGGTGTTCGAGATCCGCCGCGAGCACCTCAACGCGGTGGCGCGCACCTTCCCCTCGGTGCCGCAGGTGCTGGCCGAGTTCGCGCAGCAGCGCATGGCGCGCAACATGATGGCCACCTCGCCGCTGTTCCAGCAGCTGCCGGAGTCCGAGCGGGCCGCGCTGTTGGGGCGCTTCACCTTCAAGGCGCTGCAGCCTCGGGACAGGGCGCTCACGGAGGGCGAGCTGGCGCCCGGCCTCTTCCTGGTGCTGGCCGGCGAGCTGGTGGTGCAGAAGGAGGATCCGGCGGGTGGGGTGGTGAGCCTCGGCGTCCTGCGCGAGGGCGAGGTGGCCGGGGAGATCTCCCTGCTGATGGGCACTCCGGCGACGGCCACGGTGGTGGCCACGCGCAAGACGGCCACGGCCTTCATGGATCGCGCTGCGTTCGGCGAGCTGGTGAAGGAGTACCCGTCAGTGAAGACGTATCTGGAGCAGCTCTCGGAGCGCCGGCAGCGGCAGACGGCCGAGGCCCTGCGGCCCGCCGAGATCATCGACGCCGACGAGCTGGTGATCGAAGCCGACTCCGCCGGGGCGGCGTGA
- a CDS encoding FHA domain-containing protein yields MPPRRPTSSSHADSSKPSGGGAKNDHTELKPSPYYTSRARKSRPAPPVPDEPDEPSMDPPREEEYYTSNHYPAEGEEEPGEGTPVADDPRAVSKEFQELDEDGPIEEDDDNPDSTRAGPPISLQVIEGPDAGRKKRFKSVRMVVGRGKDVDLKLTDQAVSRRHLELIHGDNGTMLRDLGGASGTKVNDERVEEKQLKHGDEIEIGRTVLKFVDEIEAVKQFRAEQDAKDAEAKKKAEEEAKKKAEEEAKKKAEAANASAAAKGDVDPNDPRLKEGTAVRPALDSVPTRRGQGKLADKKVLYAGGAGVFLVVVVVVLIIIFAKKDPPAPPPVDPKEQLAIAKMNAARNAIRDGDYAEAVKLIEAAERLKPGIDEEGLAKAAQTEAAVMEAFKSVRALMAEGNYAEARRALEASPAGTTTKSDEERAALEKELSQAEAAFFAKRAEELLAAGDLDGLRALIPKLPTDLQPLYRDKAAELQEALNKDAAEQAKLEKNNKALAAKRAAERRAQFIADAFSSVERKFENGDYERAVLECDRVIEDNKGDVEIRERAKNLKRLIPQFARSYTDAQRKVQANSMETAVRPLKKSEEIYREIGFRGALLDSIHEQLAEASVRAGKSALARNDLASAGRLFREALRLNPGDSRATEALTGMQDKVNQLYERAYMEKDRDPRSAAEKFRIVIDTAEEGSELREKAQSQLNELSP; encoded by the coding sequence ATGCCCCCTCGCCGACCGACTTCCTCTTCCCACGCGGATTCTTCGAAGCCCTCCGGTGGGGGAGCGAAGAACGATCACACCGAGCTCAAGCCCTCGCCCTACTACACGAGCCGCGCCCGCAAGAGCCGCCCCGCGCCGCCCGTGCCCGACGAGCCGGATGAGCCGTCCATGGATCCCCCTCGGGAGGAGGAGTACTACACCTCCAACCACTACCCGGCCGAGGGCGAGGAGGAGCCCGGCGAGGGCACCCCCGTCGCGGACGATCCCCGCGCCGTCTCCAAGGAATTTCAGGAGCTGGACGAGGACGGGCCCATCGAGGAGGACGACGACAACCCGGACTCCACTCGCGCGGGTCCGCCCATCTCCCTGCAAGTCATCGAAGGCCCGGATGCCGGCCGGAAGAAGCGCTTCAAGTCCGTGCGCATGGTGGTGGGGCGCGGCAAGGACGTGGACCTGAAGCTGACGGATCAGGCCGTCTCCCGCCGCCACCTGGAGCTGATCCACGGTGACAATGGCACGATGCTGCGCGACCTGGGCGGCGCCAGCGGCACCAAGGTCAACGACGAGCGCGTCGAGGAGAAGCAGCTCAAGCACGGCGACGAGATCGAGATCGGCCGCACGGTTCTGAAGTTCGTGGACGAGATCGAGGCCGTCAAGCAGTTCCGTGCCGAGCAGGACGCCAAGGATGCCGAGGCCAAGAAGAAGGCCGAGGAGGAGGCCAAGAAGAAGGCGGAGGAAGAGGCCAAGAAGAAGGCGGAGGCCGCCAACGCCTCCGCGGCCGCCAAGGGGGACGTGGATCCGAACGATCCGCGCCTGAAGGAGGGTACGGCCGTCCGCCCCGCGCTGGATTCAGTGCCCACCCGCCGGGGGCAGGGCAAGCTCGCCGACAAGAAGGTCCTCTACGCGGGCGGCGCCGGAGTGTTCCTGGTGGTGGTGGTGGTGGTGCTCATCATCATCTTCGCCAAGAAGGATCCGCCCGCGCCGCCTCCGGTCGATCCCAAGGAGCAGCTGGCCATCGCCAAGATGAACGCGGCGCGCAACGCCATCCGCGACGGCGATTACGCGGAGGCCGTCAAGCTCATCGAGGCCGCCGAGCGGCTCAAGCCCGGCATCGACGAGGAGGGGCTGGCCAAGGCGGCCCAAACTGAGGCGGCCGTCATGGAGGCCTTCAAGTCGGTGCGCGCGCTGATGGCCGAGGGCAACTACGCCGAGGCCCGCAGGGCGCTGGAGGCCTCCCCTGCGGGCACCACCACTAAGAGCGATGAGGAGCGCGCTGCGCTCGAGAAGGAACTCTCCCAAGCCGAGGCTGCCTTCTTCGCCAAGCGTGCCGAGGAACTGCTCGCGGCTGGGGACTTGGACGGGCTGCGGGCCCTCATTCCGAAGCTCCCCACGGACCTTCAGCCGCTCTACCGCGACAAGGCGGCGGAGCTCCAGGAGGCCCTGAATAAGGATGCCGCCGAGCAGGCCAAGCTGGAGAAGAACAACAAGGCGCTGGCCGCCAAGCGGGCCGCGGAGCGGCGCGCCCAGTTCATCGCGGATGCGTTCTCCAGCGTGGAGCGCAAGTTCGAGAACGGTGACTACGAGCGCGCCGTGCTCGAGTGCGATCGCGTCATCGAGGACAACAAGGGCGACGTCGAGATCCGCGAGCGCGCCAAGAACCTCAAGCGGCTGATTCCCCAGTTCGCCCGCTCCTACACGGACGCGCAGCGCAAGGTGCAGGCCAACTCCATGGAGACGGCCGTCCGTCCCCTCAAGAAGTCCGAGGAGATCTACCGGGAGATCGGCTTCAGGGGCGCCCTGCTGGACTCCATCCACGAGCAGCTCGCCGAGGCCTCCGTGCGCGCGGGCAAGTCCGCCCTGGCGCGCAATGATCTCGCCAGCGCGGGCCGTCTCTTCCGCGAGGCGCTGCGGCTCAACCCCGGAGACTCGCGCGCGACCGAGGCGCTCACCGGCATGCAGGACAAGGTGAACCAGCTGTACGAGCGCGCCTACATGGAGAAGGATCGCGATCCTCGGTCAGCAGCGGAAAAGTTCAGGATTGTCATCGACACGGCCGAGGAAGGCTCCGAGCTCCGCGAGAAGGCACAAAGCCAGTTGAACGAACTGAGTCCTTGA
- a CDS encoding TldD/PmbA family protein, which yields MPRATARTKRPTPAQLGPLATRPTAAAPLLPQALIERLLAVAMERGGEFAEVYVERALTTAVVLEESRIKSAQTGLMQGVGVRVISGAKVGYAYSDDLDEPALMRAARTAALIAQGKGSEQSFKVSRTPSPSYYKVAMPLADVDVARKAELVLRADKAARAFDPRVKQVNGSYADNTKRIAVANTLGHYTEDTQDLCRIGIQVVAEGKNKERRTGMYGGGGRVSFSHFDAFTPEQVGREAARQAVATLGAAECQAGPQTVVLAPGWSGILLHEAVGHGLEADFIRKGTSLFTGKLGQKVASDLVTVIDDGTVANSRGSINVDDEGNAGERKVLIEKGVLKGYMYDSLNAKLMGQRTTGSGRRESFKSMPLPRMTNTYLAPGDHLPEDIVKEVKKGLYCATFGGGQVDITNGNFVFEVSEAYQIEDGKIGRPVKNAILIGVGPEALKNVSRVGCDPMPDPGMGTCGKDGQSVPVGVGLPTLRIDNMTVGGTKVS from the coding sequence ATGCCCCGTGCGACGGCGAGAACGAAGCGCCCCACCCCGGCCCAGTTAGGCCCTCTGGCCACCCGGCCGACGGCGGCAGCCCCCCTGCTGCCCCAGGCGCTGATCGAGCGCCTGCTGGCGGTCGCCATGGAGCGAGGCGGTGAGTTCGCCGAAGTGTACGTGGAGCGGGCACTCACCACGGCGGTGGTGCTGGAGGAGTCCCGCATCAAGAGCGCGCAGACGGGGCTGATGCAGGGCGTGGGCGTGCGCGTCATCTCCGGGGCGAAGGTGGGCTACGCGTACTCGGATGACCTGGACGAGCCGGCGCTGATGCGGGCGGCGCGCACGGCGGCGCTGATTGCGCAGGGCAAGGGCTCGGAGCAGAGCTTCAAAGTGAGCCGGACGCCTTCGCCCAGCTACTACAAGGTGGCGATGCCGCTGGCGGACGTGGACGTGGCGCGCAAGGCGGAGCTGGTGCTGCGGGCGGACAAGGCGGCGCGGGCGTTCGATCCGCGGGTGAAGCAGGTGAACGGCAGCTACGCGGACAACACGAAGCGGATCGCGGTGGCGAACACGCTGGGCCATTACACCGAGGACACGCAGGACCTGTGCCGCATTGGCATCCAGGTGGTGGCCGAGGGGAAGAACAAGGAGCGGCGCACGGGCATGTACGGCGGCGGCGGCCGCGTGTCGTTCAGCCACTTCGACGCCTTCACTCCGGAGCAGGTGGGGCGCGAGGCGGCGCGGCAGGCGGTGGCGACGCTGGGCGCGGCCGAGTGCCAGGCGGGGCCGCAGACGGTGGTGCTGGCGCCGGGCTGGAGCGGAATTCTGCTGCACGAGGCGGTGGGCCACGGTCTGGAGGCGGACTTCATCCGCAAGGGCACGTCGCTGTTCACGGGGAAGCTGGGCCAGAAGGTGGCCTCGGATCTGGTGACGGTGATCGACGATGGAACGGTGGCCAACAGCCGCGGCTCGATCAACGTGGATGACGAGGGCAACGCGGGTGAGCGCAAGGTGCTGATCGAGAAGGGCGTGCTGAAGGGCTACATGTACGACAGCCTGAACGCGAAGCTGATGGGGCAGCGCACCACGGGCAGCGGGCGGCGCGAGTCCTTCAAGAGCATGCCGCTGCCGCGCATGACGAACACGTACCTGGCGCCGGGCGACCACCTGCCCGAGGACATCGTGAAGGAAGTGAAGAAGGGGCTGTACTGCGCGACATTCGGCGGCGGGCAGGTGGACATCACCAACGGCAACTTCGTCTTCGAGGTGAGCGAGGCGTACCAGATCGAGGACGGGAAGATTGGCCGGCCTGTGAAGAACGCGATCCTGATTGGCGTGGGCCCCGAGGCGCTGAAGAACGTGTCGCGCGTGGGGTGCGATCCGATGCCGGACCCGGGTATGGGGACGTGCGGCAAGGATGGGCAGAGCGTGCCGGTGGGCGTGGGTCTGCCGACGCTGCGGATCGACAACATGACGGTGGGCGGGACGAAGGTCTCCTGA
- a CDS encoding TldD/PmbA family protein, translating to MNNTVNNYEQLAKRIVQRAKKKGAKQAEAFLEVGRQSSCSVRDGEIEDLTEASSKGVGLRVITKDNRLGFAYTSDFEPASLDSFVDRALQLAQTAAPNKLNGLPSAKDLGKLAETGELFDPAVAELAGDWKIKAALEMEKAGKAVDARIATFSSVGAGDYVSEVYVASTEGLTAGYSGTYVYLYASPVASENGQLQTSSWIDYKRFLGDLETPESVGREAARRAVRMLGARRVKSQQVPVIFDPLMSASFVGNVAAAADGNAIYKNSSIFVGKLGKRLAPDTVTVVDDGLLKRGLSTAPFDGEGVATRRTPILEKGVLRSYLYDSFTARKAKAKTTGNASRGYNSLPHIGTNNLYLEPGTRPPEELIREVKNGFYVTAMLGRGADPVTGEYSRGANGLWIENGELAYPVQEVTVAGNLLQMLQDVEAIGSDLQFRGSVGAPTLRFKQLTVSGD from the coding sequence GTGAACAACACCGTGAACAACTACGAGCAACTGGCGAAGCGCATTGTCCAGCGGGCGAAGAAGAAGGGCGCGAAGCAGGCCGAGGCGTTCCTCGAGGTGGGGCGGCAGAGCTCCTGCAGCGTGCGGGATGGGGAGATCGAGGATCTGACGGAGGCCTCGAGCAAGGGCGTGGGCCTGCGGGTCATCACGAAGGACAACCGCTTGGGGTTCGCATACACGTCGGACTTCGAGCCCGCGTCGCTGGACAGCTTCGTGGACCGGGCGTTGCAGCTGGCGCAGACAGCGGCGCCGAACAAGCTGAACGGGCTGCCCTCGGCGAAGGATCTGGGGAAGCTCGCGGAGACGGGCGAGCTGTTCGATCCGGCGGTAGCGGAGCTGGCCGGGGACTGGAAGATCAAGGCCGCGCTGGAGATGGAGAAGGCGGGCAAGGCGGTGGACGCGCGTATCGCCACCTTCTCGAGCGTGGGCGCTGGGGACTACGTGTCCGAGGTGTACGTGGCCTCGACCGAGGGGCTGACGGCGGGGTACTCGGGGACGTACGTGTACCTGTACGCGTCGCCGGTGGCGTCGGAGAACGGCCAGCTCCAGACGAGCTCGTGGATTGATTACAAGCGGTTCCTGGGGGATCTGGAGACGCCGGAGTCGGTGGGGCGCGAGGCGGCGCGGCGGGCGGTACGAATGCTGGGGGCTCGGCGGGTGAAGAGCCAGCAGGTGCCGGTGATCTTCGATCCGCTGATGTCGGCGTCGTTCGTGGGGAACGTGGCGGCGGCGGCGGATGGGAACGCCATCTACAAGAACTCGAGCATCTTCGTTGGGAAGCTGGGGAAGCGGCTGGCGCCGGACACGGTGACGGTGGTGGACGACGGCTTGTTGAAGCGGGGGCTGAGCACGGCGCCCTTCGATGGAGAGGGCGTGGCTACACGGCGCACACCGATCCTGGAGAAGGGGGTGCTGCGCAGCTACCTGTATGACTCGTTCACGGCGCGCAAGGCGAAGGCGAAGACGACAGGGAATGCGTCGCGCGGGTACAACTCGCTGCCGCACATCGGGACGAACAATCTGTACCTGGAGCCTGGGACGCGGCCACCGGAGGAGCTGATCCGCGAGGTAAAGAACGGCTTCTACGTCACGGCGATGCTGGGGCGCGGGGCGGATCCGGTGACGGGCGAGTACTCGCGCGGTGCCAACGGGCTGTGGATCGAAAACGGGGAACTGGCGTACCCGGTGCAGGAGGTGACGGTGGCGGGCAACCTGCTGCAGATGCTGCAAGACGTGGAAGCGATCGGTAGCGATCTCCAGTTCCGCGGCTCGGTGGGAGCCCCTACCCTGCGGTTCAAGCAGCTCACGGTCTCCGGCGACTGA
- a CDS encoding ParB/RepB/Spo0J family partition protein, giving the protein MAAKKAGTKARSTTPRKPRRKKAEPRSRGLTAAEVASEAASQPTELIQAIQQDGGQVLSVYRDPLGAHSVVFAVLPIDKVEPTPYQRDLSEPHVKRLANAMERLDRFLDPVIAVRKDDKYWTPNGNHRLNASRLLGAKSIVALVLPEEDVAYQILALNTEKAHNLKERSLEVIRMHRGLTGSRAGREADFANLFEEPSFITLGAAYEKRPRFAAGAYHPFVKRAERFLDLPMAEALKVREARADKLLELDDAVARVVTSLKDKGFQSPYLKNFVVARINFLRFKKDDSPVEFDPTVSKMIASAQKFNVDKVNKDDITRMGGAGGAEPDEE; this is encoded by the coding sequence ATGGCAGCGAAGAAGGCAGGCACCAAGGCCCGTAGCACCACTCCGCGCAAGCCGCGCCGCAAGAAGGCAGAGCCGCGCTCGCGAGGACTCACTGCCGCCGAGGTCGCCAGTGAGGCTGCCTCGCAACCCACCGAGCTCATCCAGGCCATCCAGCAGGACGGTGGCCAGGTGCTCTCGGTGTACCGCGATCCGCTCGGCGCCCACTCCGTGGTGTTCGCCGTGCTCCCCATCGACAAGGTCGAGCCCACTCCCTACCAGCGCGACCTGTCCGAGCCTCACGTCAAGCGGCTCGCCAATGCCATGGAGCGATTGGATCGCTTCCTCGATCCCGTCATCGCCGTTCGCAAGGACGACAAGTACTGGACCCCCAACGGCAACCACCGCCTCAACGCCTCCAGGCTCCTGGGCGCCAAGTCCATCGTCGCGCTCGTGCTGCCCGAGGAGGACGTCGCCTACCAGATCCTCGCGCTCAACACCGAGAAGGCCCACAACCTCAAGGAGCGCTCGCTCGAGGTCATCCGCATGCACCGCGGCCTCACCGGCTCGCGCGCTGGACGCGAGGCCGACTTCGCCAACCTCTTCGAGGAGCCCTCCTTCATCACCCTCGGCGCTGCCTACGAGAAGCGGCCTCGGTTCGCAGCAGGCGCCTACCACCCCTTCGTCAAGCGCGCCGAGCGCTTCCTGGACCTCCCCATGGCCGAGGCCCTCAAGGTCCGCGAGGCTCGCGCCGACAAGCTCCTGGAACTGGATGACGCCGTCGCTCGTGTCGTCACCTCGCTCAAGGACAAGGGCTTCCAGAGCCCCTACCTGAAGAACTTCGTCGTGGCCCGCATCAACTTCCTGCGCTTCAAGAAGGACGACAGCCCCGTCGAGTTCGACCCCACCGTGTCGAAGATGATCGCCAGCGCCCAGAAGTTCAACGTGGACAAGGTCAACAAGGACGACATCACCCGCATGGGCGGCGCGGGCGGCGCAGAGCCGGACGAGGAGTAG
- a CDS encoding patatin-like phospholipase family protein, producing the protein MAIKNLVFQGGGVKGIAYVGALQVLQARNLLRSVENVAGTSAGAITAALVAVGSTAEEMHAILGSTDFASFMDGRGKFIGGAVRLYEGYGIHKGEEFQQWCRQQISDITKRVTGTAMPDLTFSQLSALAAQQPEHFCNLYVVATNLNRQVPEVFSAQTYPDVPLWQAVRMSMSIPLFFEAFPFNGDLYVDGGVSWNYPIDLFDGLIRQPVIGKPPVSIDVGVCAETLGFSLGTPEQIQRLEKDGLPLPVSVSDLKTYTKALFNFMLGASNLLHLDPDSIQRTVFIDNANVSTTDFTLSDELKQKLVDNGVLATTAWFKNAEQKAAAAAQRAVAS; encoded by the coding sequence ATGGCCATCAAGAACCTCGTCTTCCAAGGCGGCGGTGTCAAAGGCATCGCCTACGTTGGCGCCCTCCAGGTGCTCCAGGCCCGCAACCTGCTGCGCTCGGTCGAGAACGTGGCAGGAACCTCCGCAGGCGCCATCACCGCCGCGCTCGTGGCCGTGGGCAGCACCGCCGAGGAGATGCATGCCATCCTGGGTAGCACGGACTTCGCATCGTTCATGGATGGCCGGGGCAAATTCATCGGCGGCGCGGTCCGCCTTTACGAAGGCTATGGCATCCACAAGGGCGAGGAGTTCCAGCAGTGGTGCCGCCAGCAAATCAGTGACATCACCAAGAGGGTGACCGGCACCGCCATGCCGGACCTCACCTTCTCGCAACTGTCCGCGCTCGCGGCCCAGCAGCCCGAGCACTTCTGCAACCTCTATGTGGTGGCCACGAACCTCAACCGCCAGGTGCCGGAGGTGTTCTCGGCGCAGACCTACCCGGACGTGCCGCTGTGGCAGGCCGTCCGCATGTCCATGAGCATCCCGCTCTTCTTCGAGGCCTTCCCGTTCAACGGGGACCTCTACGTGGACGGCGGCGTCTCCTGGAACTATCCCATCGATCTCTTCGACGGGCTCATCCGCCAACCCGTCATCGGCAAGCCGCCTGTGTCCATCGACGTGGGCGTGTGCGCAGAGACACTCGGCTTCAGCCTCGGCACCCCAGAGCAGATCCAGCGCCTGGAGAAGGATGGGCTGCCGCTCCCCGTCTCCGTCTCCGATCTGAAGACCTACACGAAGGCGCTGTTCAACTTCATGCTCGGCGCCAGCAACCTGCTCCACCTGGATCCGGACTCCATCCAGCGCACCGTCTTCATCGACAACGCGAACGTCTCCACCACGGACTTCACCTTGTCCGATGAGCTGAAGCAGAAGCTGGTCGACAACGGTGTCCTCGCCACCACCGCGTGGTTCAAGAACGCCGAGCAGAAGGCGGCAGCAGCCGCTCAACGCGCGGTGGCCAGCTGA
- a CDS encoding PQQ-binding-like beta-propeller repeat protein translates to MASCRTPPPPPEAPPPAPALSPAATPPVPAPAPAPVTTRPSPTLPARSPPRVFTPESDTTQLASYHLSLKGEELDAPPSRMSQVFPERYTEAAGVFTFRGGPSRTGGAWGTCPMREHKLERIWTFNTSRGLPPWFGGAGWTGQPVIVQWPDVIRHSMGRLGRRRLEKGFVEVIQGSLDGSVYFLDLRTGKPTRPPIDTGNPIKGSVSLDPRGYPLLFVGQGIPRKKKAIGLHVYDLITHKEVFFLPGKDKASPRSWGAFDSSGLLNRTTDSYLLGGENGLLYSLKLNTSFDAIKLKLKVRPEVLRYRYTPEGTPHYGIENSISVMGNLAFFADNGGTVQGMDLRTFKPMWTFDAGDDTDASIPVELENGRPVLYTGTEVDKTGPKGKAWLRKLDGLTGKVLWERSYPCEGSRSGPKKIDAGTFATPMVGTGDVGDRVVFTLSRCPGFNDGLMVALSKATGEEVWRKPLDNYAWSSPTSCKDDEGHSFILQGDIMGTVHLLDARTGEELDSLKLEGLIEASPAIFGDLAVLATRGNWIHGLRLR, encoded by the coding sequence GTGGCCTCCTGCCGCACCCCGCCCCCTCCTCCTGAAGCGCCGCCTCCTGCTCCCGCTCTCTCACCCGCCGCCACGCCGCCAGTACCCGCTCCTGCTCCGGCGCCTGTCACCACGCGCCCCTCCCCCACCCTGCCGGCCCGGTCCCCGCCCCGCGTCTTCACCCCCGAGAGCGATACCACTCAGCTCGCCAGCTACCACCTCTCCTTGAAAGGCGAGGAGCTCGACGCTCCGCCCTCGCGGATGTCCCAGGTCTTCCCCGAGCGCTACACGGAGGCCGCCGGCGTCTTCACCTTCCGCGGTGGGCCCTCGCGCACCGGCGGCGCCTGGGGCACCTGTCCCATGCGCGAGCACAAGCTCGAGCGCATCTGGACCTTCAACACCTCTCGCGGCTTGCCACCCTGGTTCGGCGGCGCCGGCTGGACGGGCCAGCCCGTCATCGTCCAGTGGCCGGACGTCATCCGCCATTCGATGGGGCGCCTGGGCCGCCGACGTTTGGAGAAGGGCTTCGTCGAGGTCATCCAAGGCTCACTCGACGGCTCCGTGTACTTCCTGGATCTGCGCACCGGCAAGCCCACGCGCCCGCCCATCGACACCGGCAACCCCATCAAGGGCAGCGTCTCGCTCGATCCGCGTGGCTATCCCCTGCTCTTCGTCGGACAGGGCATCCCTCGGAAGAAGAAGGCCATCGGCCTGCACGTCTACGATCTCATCACGCACAAAGAGGTCTTCTTCCTCCCCGGCAAGGACAAGGCGTCGCCGCGCAGCTGGGGTGCCTTCGACAGCTCGGGCCTGCTCAATCGCACCACGGACAGCTACCTCCTGGGCGGCGAGAACGGGCTGCTCTACTCCCTGAAGCTCAACACGAGCTTCGACGCCATCAAGCTCAAGCTCAAGGTCCGCCCCGAGGTGCTCCGCTACCGCTACACCCCCGAGGGCACCCCGCATTACGGCATCGAGAACTCCATCTCCGTGATGGGCAACCTGGCCTTCTTCGCCGACAACGGAGGCACTGTGCAGGGCATGGACCTGCGCACCTTCAAGCCTATGTGGACCTTCGATGCGGGCGACGACACCGACGCCAGCATCCCCGTGGAGCTCGAGAACGGCCGCCCGGTCCTCTACACCGGCACCGAGGTGGACAAGACAGGCCCCAAAGGCAAGGCGTGGCTGCGCAAGCTGGATGGGCTCACCGGCAAGGTCCTCTGGGAGCGCTCCTATCCCTGCGAGGGCTCGCGCAGTGGGCCGAAGAAGATCGACGCGGGCACCTTCGCCACCCCCATGGTCGGCACGGGCGACGTGGGCGACCGCGTCGTCTTCACGCTCTCCCGCTGCCCAGGCTTCAACGATGGCCTCATGGTCGCGCTCAGCAAGGCCACCGGCGAGGAGGTCTGGCGCAAGCCCCTGGACAACTACGCCTGGTCCTCGCCCACCTCCTGCAAGGACGACGAAGGCCACTCCTTCATCCTCCAAGGCGACATCATGGGCACGGTGCACCTGCTCGATGCTCGCACCGGGGAGGAGCTGGACTCGCTCAAGCTCGAAGGCCTGATCGAGGCCTCCCCTGCCATCTTCGGCGATCTGGCGGTGCTGGCCACCCGCGGCAACTGGATCCACGGCCTGCGTTTGCGCTGA